In a single window of the Cygnus olor isolate bCygOlo1 chromosome 5, bCygOlo1.pri.v2, whole genome shotgun sequence genome:
- the FJX1 gene encoding LOW QUALITY PROTEIN: four-jointed box protein 1 (The sequence of the model RefSeq protein was modified relative to this genomic sequence to represent the inferred CDS: inserted 3 bases in 2 codons), whose translation GLLALGALLGLCALPPPAPXPERGEPRRGGQKTFRALLAVGREQQQQXGGGGRRAAPVRRGIFWSRELEARVPPASRPRRRASWPAAARAARVSSLERGGCGRSSNRLARLSDGSRACVRYGVSPEQIQGEALSYHLAGVLGMQQRLPPMALALVEPRGRQWEPVREELRGSLWAEGAVVSLTRWVDNLTAVVAPAPWGAEAGGGRRPRALSAAELGGLPAAQLVELVQWSDLILFDYLTANFDRLASNLFSLQWDPRVMRRATSNLLRGPDGGLVFMDNEAGLVHGYRLLAVWDPYHEPLLRSVCVFREGTARRVAELHRRRSAAAELRRRYRAREPLWAHLGFLSERQAELLQARVDFVHRHIAHCRAQAAAL comes from the exons gggctgctggcgCTGGGCgcgctgctggggctctgcGCGCTGCCCCCGCCGGCGC GGCCGGAGCGGGGCGAGCCCCGGCGCGGCGGGCAGAAAACTTTCCGGGCGCTGCTGGCCGTGGgccgggagcagcagcagca aggaggaggcgGCCGGCGGGCGGCGCCGGTGCGGCGGGGCATCTTCTGGAGCCGGGAGCTGGAGGCGCGGGTGCCGCCGGCTTCGCGGCCGAGGAGGCGGGCGTCGTGGCCGGCGGCCGCCCGCGCCGCCCGGGTGTCGTCGCTGGAGCGCGGCGGCTGCGGGCGCAGCTCGAACCGGCTGGCGCGGCTGTCGGACGGGAGCCGGGCCTGCGTGCGCTACGGGGTGAGCCCGGAGCAGATCCAGGGCGAGGCGCTGTCCTACCACCTGGCCGGCGTGCTGGGCATGCAGCAGCGCCTGCCGCCCATGGCGCTGGCGCTGGTGGAGCCCCGCGGGCGGCAGTGGGAGCCGGTGCGGGAGGAGCTGCGCGGCTCGCTGTGGGCCGAGGGCGCCGTGGTGAGCCTGACGCGCTGGGTGGACAACCTGACGGCCGTGGTGGCCCCCGCGCCCTGGGGCGccgaggcgggcggcgggcggcggccgcgggcgcTGTCGGCGGCGGAGCTGGGCGGGCTGCCCGCGGCGCAGCTGGTGGAGCTGGTGCAGTGGAGCGACCTGATCCTCTTCGACTACCTGACGGCCAACTTCGACCGGCTGGCCAGCAACCTCTTCAGCCTGCAGTGGGACCCGCGCGTCATGCGGCGCGCCACCAGCAACCTGCTGCGCGGCCCCGACGGCGGGCTGGTCTTCATGGACAACGAGGCCGGGCTGGTGCACGGCTACCGCCTGCTCGCCGTCTGGGACCCCTACCACGAGCCGCTGCTGCGCTCCGTCTGCGTCTTCCGCGAGGGCACGGCCAGGCGGGTGGCCGAGCTGCACCGCCgccgcagcgccgccgccgagcTGCGCCGCCGCTACCGGGCCCGGGAGCCCCTCTGGGCCCACCTCGGCTTCCTCTCGGAGCGCCAGGCCGAGCTGCTGCAGGCCCGCGTCGACTTCGTGCACCGCCACATCGCCCACTGCCGCGCGCAGGCCGCCGCGCTCTGA